A region from the Candidatus Beckwithbacteria bacterium genome encodes:
- the argS gene encoding arginine--tRNA ligase, which translates to MRQIIEQTIKKVLKELGVKPVKFSVEHPENMAWGDYTTNVGIITHKAEEIGAKLKAEESLNKIASKIEVKGAGFINISIKSDALVSQVNQVLKGNWEKPLLGKKISVEYTDPNPFKEFHLGHLYSNLIGEAIAKIFEASGVTVWRGNFYGDVGMHVAKSVWGMQQKLTKEKIAIKDLEKKSIKDRQNFLGQGYALGVRAFEEDEKIKKEITELNKKIYDKDESVKEIYEAGLSWSLEYFETYYKRLGTKFDGYYPESKVAVLGKKLVEKGLKKGVLEKSEGAVVFKGEKYGLHTRVFLNKFGLPTYEAKDLGLAQAKYQDFKYDRSLNVFGKEIDEYYRVVKKTLELIEPELGKKAEWLAHGMVKLPEGKMSSRSGNVITADWLLNEAKGLIQKNFKCDDEVAEQIGLGAVKYALLKSGIGQDVIFDFAKSISFEGNSGPYLQYTYARARSVLKKAHLQGDSSQVCEESPYCNQEEEILLRSLVRFEETIVQAAEELAPDVVAKFLYDLAQKFNSFYNKHRVIGNDFRLWLTSATGEILKKGLGLLGISAPEKM; encoded by the coding sequence ATGAGACAAATTATTGAGCAAACGATTAAAAAAGTTTTAAAAGAATTGGGAGTAAAACCGGTTAAGTTTTCTGTGGAGCACCCGGAAAATATGGCTTGGGGAGATTACACGACTAATGTGGGGATAATTACCCATAAAGCCGAGGAAATTGGCGCCAAATTAAAAGCCGAAGAAAGCCTGAATAAAATCGCTTCAAAAATTGAGGTAAAAGGGGCTGGTTTTATTAATATATCAATCAAATCAGATGCTCTTGTCAGTCAAGTTAATCAAGTGCTAAAAGGCAATTGGGAAAAACCATTACTGGGAAAGAAAATCAGCGTTGAATATACTGACCCGAATCCATTTAAGGAGTTTCACTTGGGCCATTTGTACTCTAATTTAATCGGTGAAGCAATTGCCAAGATTTTTGAAGCTAGCGGGGTGACGGTCTGGCGGGGGAATTTTTACGGTGATGTGGGAATGCACGTGGCCAAATCCGTCTGGGGAATGCAGCAAAAGCTGACCAAAGAGAAAATTGCGATTAAGGATTTGGAGAAAAAATCAATCAAAGACAGGCAGAATTTTTTGGGGCAGGGATATGCTTTGGGGGTAAGGGCGTTTGAAGAAGATGAAAAGATAAAAAAAGAAATTACCGAGCTGAATAAAAAAATTTATGACAAAGATGAGTCGGTGAAAGAAATTTATGAAGCGGGCTTAAGTTGGTCTTTGGAATATTTTGAAACTTATTACAAAAGGCTGGGAACCAAATTTGACGGTTATTATCCGGAGTCTAAGGTGGCGGTTTTGGGTAAAAAATTAGTGGAGAAAGGTTTGAAAAAAGGCGTGTTAGAAAAAAGCGAGGGAGCGGTGGTGTTTAAGGGCGAAAAATATGGCTTACATACCCGGGTATTTTTAAATAAGTTTGGTTTGCCGACCTATGAAGCCAAGGATTTAGGTTTGGCCCAGGCGAAATACCAGGATTTTAAGTATGACCGGTCGTTAAATGTTTTCGGCAAGGAAATTGACGAGTATTACCGGGTGGTGAAAAAAACCTTGGAATTAATCGAACCGGAATTGGGGAAAAAGGCCGAGTGGTTGGCCCACGGCATGGTGAAATTACCAGAGGGGAAAATGTCGTCACGGTCGGGGAATGTAATTACCGCCGATTGGCTGTTAAACGAAGCCAAAGGCTTGATCCAGAAAAACTTTAAATGTGATGATGAAGTGGCTGAACAGATCGGCCTGGGAGCGGTGAAATATGCCTTATTAAAGTCGGGAATTGGCCAGGATGTGATTTTTGACTTTGCCAAGTCAATTAGTTTTGAGGGCAATAGCGGGCCATATTTGCAGTATACCTACGCAAGAGCGCGAAGTGTTCTCAAGAAAGCGCACCTGCAAGGAGACTCCTCGCAGGTCTGCGAGGAGTCTCCTTATTGTAATCAAGAAGAAGAGATTCTACTGCGGAGCTTGGTGCGGTTTGAGGAAACTATTGTCCAGGCGGCCGAAGAGTTGGCGCCGGACGTGGTGGCGAAATTTTTATATGATCTGGCCCAAAAATTTAACAGTTTTTACAACAAACACCGGGTGATCGGTAATGATTTTCGGTTGTGGCTGACGAGCGCGACGGGGGAGATTTTAAAGAAAGGATTAGGATTATTGGGGATCAGTGCGCCGGAGAAGATGTAG
- a CDS encoding O-antigen ligase family protein, producing MVNLFYLLLFLLPSNLAKHFVFPSSYVSGIKVDYLIPALYLTDILIILLLIFKPIKKIPKTIIVFLLCLLPSVIFANSFWPAVYKYVKIIELVLFGLWIYQHKKLISQTIVIKILSFSVLFQSLLAITQWFKQSFIFGYWFFGEQPYSAATPGIDKIIWLDGSLKIPPLGTFPHPNVLAGFLVIAFLATAAYWLKRNKIIFILYSLIVNLALFLTFSLSAWLALLLIGIPLAAKFNLKKYLIYYGSVLIFFSLIFNRLSFLAPESSFSRRSQLASMAIQMFKNHPLVGVGLNNFTVVMDNYGLIPATTRWLQPVHNIYLLILSETGIIGVFGFLYFLLQVLSLKAFKERPYWISFLVILFLGLFDHYPFTLQQGLLLLILTLQSIDIKPVM from the coding sequence ATGGTTAATCTTTTTTATCTGCTTCTCTTTCTCCTGCCTTCAAATCTCGCCAAGCATTTTGTTTTCCCCTCGTCATATGTTTCCGGCATTAAAGTCGATTACCTTATCCCCGCGTTGTACCTGACCGACATTCTGATAATCCTATTGCTGATTTTTAAGCCGATTAAAAAAATCCCCAAAACCATCATTGTCTTTCTTTTGTGCCTCCTGCCTTCCGTTATCTTTGCCAACTCTTTTTGGCCGGCAGTTTATAAATATGTAAAAATCATTGAACTGGTTTTATTTGGCCTCTGGATTTACCAACACAAAAAGCTAATTTCCCAAACAATTGTTATTAAAATTCTCAGTTTTTCAGTTTTATTCCAATCATTATTAGCCATCACCCAGTGGTTCAAACAAAGCTTTATTTTTGGCTACTGGTTTTTCGGCGAACAGCCCTACTCCGCCGCCACTCCCGGCATCGATAAAATTATCTGGCTGGACGGCTCTTTAAAAATCCCACCCTTGGGCACTTTTCCCCACCCTAATGTCTTAGCCGGCTTTTTAGTAATTGCCTTTCTCGCTACTGCCGCCTACTGGCTTAAAAGAAACAAAATTATCTTTATTCTGTATTCTTTAATCGTTAATCTGGCACTTTTTCTCACTTTTTCTCTTTCCGCTTGGCTGGCTCTTTTATTAATCGGAATACCGCTGGCGGCTAAATTTAATCTTAAAAAATATCTGATTTATTACGGCTCGGTTTTAATTTTCTTCTCTCTGATCTTTAATCGTTTATCTTTTCTCGCCCCTGAATCATCGTTTTCCCGCCGCTCCCAACTGGCCTCTATGGCCATCCAAATGTTTAAAAATCACCCCTTGGTCGGTGTTGGTTTAAACAACTTCACTGTCGTCATGGATAATTACGGCCTGATCCCCGCCACCACCCGCTGGCTCCAACCGGTTCACAACATTTATTTATTAATCTTATCCGAAACCGGAATTATCGGCGTTTTTGGCTTTCTATATTTTCTCCTACAGGTTCTCTCCTTGAAGGCTTTTAAGGAGAGACCTTATTGGATCTCTTTCTTAGTAATTTTATTTCTTGGTCTTTTCGACCATTACCCCTTCACTCTCCAGCAAGGCTTGCTACTCTTAATTCTAACCCTCCAATCTATTGACATCAAACCTGTAATGTAG